The proteins below are encoded in one region of Knoellia sp. S7-12:
- a CDS encoding HAD-IIA family hydrolase, which translates to MTQPHAIETWLTDMDGVLVHEEHAIPGAADFINALKAAQLPFLVLTNNSIFTARDLRARLLASGIDVPEESIWTSAMATAQFLADQRPGGTAYVVGEAGLTTALHDVGYILTSRTPDYVVLGETRTYSFEQITQAIRLIEKGARFIATNPDVSGPSPEGILPATGSVAALISTATGRQPYYVGKPNPLMMRSALNRLDAHSETTVMIGDRMDTDMVSGLEAGLRTVLVLTGSTRPDQVELFPYRPTAVMDSIADLVPIVQSGGPIA; encoded by the coding sequence ATGACTCAGCCGCATGCGATCGAGACCTGGCTCACCGACATGGACGGCGTCCTCGTGCACGAGGAGCACGCGATCCCCGGGGCAGCCGACTTCATCAACGCCTTGAAAGCGGCCCAACTGCCTTTTCTTGTGCTCACCAACAACTCGATCTTCACCGCACGGGACTTGCGTGCCCGCCTCTTGGCGAGCGGCATCGATGTCCCCGAGGAGTCGATCTGGACCTCGGCCATGGCGACGGCGCAGTTCCTTGCCGACCAGCGACCGGGAGGCACGGCATACGTCGTCGGCGAAGCCGGTCTCACCACGGCGCTGCACGACGTCGGCTACATCCTCACGAGCCGCACCCCCGACTACGTCGTCCTCGGCGAGACGCGAACCTATTCGTTCGAGCAGATCACGCAGGCCATCCGGCTCATCGAGAAGGGCGCGCGTTTCATCGCCACCAACCCCGACGTGAGCGGGCCGTCGCCGGAAGGCATCCTTCCTGCCACGGGCTCAGTCGCAGCGCTCATCTCGACCGCGACCGGCCGCCAGCCCTACTACGTGGGCAAGCCCAACCCGCTCATGATGCGCAGCGCCCTCAACCGGCTCGACGCCCACTCGGAGACCACCGTGATGATCGGTGACCGGATGGACACCGACATGGTCTCAGGGCTCGAAGCCGGGCTGCGAACAGTGCTTGTGCTCACCGGCTCCACGCGTCCAGATCAGGTCGAACTGTTTCCCTATCGACCCACTGCTGTGATGGACTCCATCGCCGACCTTGTCCCGATCGTCCAGTCCGGAGGACCCATCGCATGA